The sequence ATGTCCATATGCCTCTGTGTAAGAATGTCTTACAGCAGGGTTGGTAATGTTGCCCTCCTTGTCCATGCTGGGGATACTAGTCAGAATCTTGAACaggaaaagggagagatggaaagctTACGGGACGTTAAAGTCGACACGGATGAGGACTCGCTCGCCCTTGAGGTCGACGTCAGTTATGCTGAGCTTGGAGGAGAGGGACATTGTGTCTATGCGATAGGAGCATTTGTTTGgataaggaagaaagagataAGCAGATATTATAAGAGGAATGGTATATATAGCGACACGGAACACGAGCGATTTGAGAGCGGATAATGAGGTCATTGAAGAGGTGGGGAGGGAGTTGAGTACGGAAGCTGCGGTGTCAGCTGAGGAAGCTTGGGCACAGATGTGGGCTTACGGGTTTTGGAGCGTTTCTATGGAATAGAAGATGGAAATGCAAAAGAGAAATATAGAGATGCGAATGGAAATGAATGGACGACTCGAAGGGATGGGAATGCGGGGTTACGTCGAAGTGCCGCATCCGCCAGTTTCCCACGGTCGCACGCCATTTTCCCCtccccttttccttccGTCGTCCAATCACACCCACATCTTACCACCACATTCATTTCCCTCTTTGCTTTTCCCATAAACAACTTGCCCTACTCATCACCATGCCCGTCGCTCCTGTTGTTGGCAAGGTATGACAAATCCCTTCCTACACCTTGAGTTAACCCCCACTGACACCCGTCGCAGCTCCGAAAGAGGCTCATCACTGACCTTACCGCCTCGTTCGTCCTTCGTTCCATTCCATACTCATCCAACTCGCGAAACAACTGCTGATACTGCCATTTCTGCTCACCACAGCATCGGTATCGGTCTCGCCGGCGCCTACACCTTCTGGTACACTGTCCACCTCCCCATGAGTACGTGTTGATTTCCTTGCAAATATGACAACCTCGGACGTGTCTGACGCTGTGCGCTCGCTCACACCACTGCAGTCAAGAAGCGCGACGACTACTATCTCCGTCTTGAGCAGTCCAAGTCTTCTTAGATCCCTCTCTTTTCGACAAAATAACCAACTCAACATGACATGGTGAGATTTTAGGATTGAACTATAGGGAAGAGTTGGATTGGAATTAGGGATGCATCTGTGGACCGACTGTTATGAGATGTGGTCAGGACGATGGGTTGTGTTCTGCTGTTCTGCTGCTGCTCGGGCCTTGCTGATTGTCGCTGAGAATTAATGAGTCTACTAACCGCCAACGCTGTCCCCGTATTACTTGTCGCCAGTCGTCGGAGCGCTTCGGGGGTTTCCCATCTTTCTCCCTTGAGATACATTACGTAAATATTCCATTCAGACAGTGTAATTAAATAATATTAATTAAATGCGCGTACGCGCGCATCTGGACCATCATTACGAGTAACGTGTCAACCGTCGAGAGCTCACTCCCACACTTTCTTTTTatttctttttcttcctttcttttACTTTTATTCTTTCCGCAATGTATTCATTATTGCCGCAATGAACTCCCAATCATCTCTAAATGACGCCGGCGTAGGTTTTGCCCATCCCCATGTGATTCTGCAGAATCTTTTAAGACGGCTGACAACTTCCTCTTAACAGACGGTTAGCGTGGCCATGCAGGAATGGCTCGAGTTCCAAGAGTTCAAAAAGTTCCAGGCGGCACAGCGAGCAAAGCAAGTTAGTTTAGTTCCAATTGCATGAGCGATAATTTCGCCTGCCATACCAGCTGGCTCTCTTTTCTGCCGGATAAAGGCTGACATTATGGTATTGTCATTCATAGAATTCACAGTCTACTCCCTCAGCTGAAGAGATCACCAAAGATCTATCTAGCGTAAAACTCAACGATTCTCCTATCCCAAACGGACGCCAATCTCACCCGCAACCACCTGTTCAAACCTCGGCTCCGGTTGAAACTGCTACATCAGACGGAGGCTGGGGAGAGCCTACCCCTGTCCCTGTACCCGCTTCCACCTCTGAGGACAGCGCCGGAGAGTGGGGTGAACCGTCCACTATCAATTCTTCCGAGGCCTGTCCTACCGAACAAAACGAGGTTCATTCACACGTGACCCCAGAATCCGAGCCTGAGCAACCGAAAAAAAGCGCATACGTACCATGGGAAGGCGGTGTCGTGTAAGTTTACTCGTCTCTGTCTTACTGGACCACGGATGCTTATCAAGATGCCAGCTATTCACAGCCTATCACTAGCCCCGACCCCGTTGAATTGCCTCCCTTGGCGTTTCGCTCCAAACGGAACAAGAAGTCcaaaaaggcaaagaaaGCCAAGTCGGCTGCCGCGGTAGATGAAGAGGGATCGGCGCCAGAAGCAGCCGATCCTGGTGGCTGGGGCGAAACTGCTTCGGTCATCTCTACCCCTTCTGAGACCAGCTCGACACCCGCACGTATACATCCATCCCGCTTGCAGATGCCAGGCGGAAACCCCAAAGCCAACCCCGTTCCCGGTGCGCCCTCTGGCGCTGCCGGTGGCTGGGGCGAGTCCACGTTTGCCTCCACCCCTTCCCAAACCAGCGCAGCACCCGCCGGTATCCACCCCTCCCGCCTGCGGATGCTAGGTGGAGCCCCTAAGGCAGACCCCGTCCCCGCTGGCCCCTCTCACGACTATAGCCAGCCCCAGCCCCAGTCCCGTCGCGTGAGCGGGGCCAATGCCTCTACAGGTGGTGACAATGGCTGGGGTAACAAGCGACGTACACCGTCTGTCCCCGCCAATGGCGGCGTTGCCCATTCACCCAATGC comes from Cryptococcus gattii WM276 chromosome G, complete sequence and encodes:
- a CDS encoding Hypothetical protein (Similar to TIGR gene model, INSD accession AAW44620.1; CNG02200), translating into MQEWLEFQEFKKFQAAQRAKQNSQSTPSAEEITKDLSSVKLNDSPIPNGRQSHPQPPVQTSAPVETATSDGGWGEPTPVPVPASTSEDSAGEWGEPSTINSSEACPTEQNEVHSHVTPESEPEQPKKSAYVPWEGGVVYSQPITSPDPVELPPLAFRSKRNKKSKKAKKAKSAAAVDEEGSAPEAADPGGWGETASVISTPSETSSTPARIHPSRLQMPGGNPKANPVPGAPSGAAGGWGESTFASTPSQTSAAPAGIHPSRLRMLGGAPKADPVPAGPSHDYSQPQPQSRRVSGANASTGGDNGWGNKRRTPSVPANGGVAHSPNAGSFTYPQSGARPAPPSESGSASGTAGIHPDRLRMLGGAPAANSPSMGFGGGSRDNPPHMRGRMDEFGAAADGKPRDNGWGSRSNRAPAAQAPTTNGSGGGWGNDASNSGVLGGW